A single region of the Sciurus carolinensis chromosome 16, mSciCar1.2, whole genome shotgun sequence genome encodes:
- the LOC124966602 gene encoding HIV Tat-specific factor 1 homolog gives MSGNNLDANDEFDEQLRMQELYGDTKDDDTQNDPSGEPDSFGQQPADTPYEWDLDKKAWFPKITEDFIATYQANYGFSNDGASSSTANVQDANTRTVEEPPQRKTPEPADPKKKGEKRKAESGWFHVEEDRNTNVYVSGLPPDITVDEFIQLVSKFGIIMRDPQTEEFKVKLYKDNQGNLKGDGLCCYLKRESVELALKLLDEDEIRGYKLHVEVAKFQLKGEYDASKKKKKCKDYKKKLSLQQKQLDWRPERRAGPSRMRHERVVIIKNMFHPMDFEDDPLVLNEIREDLRVECSKFGQIRKLLLFDRHPDGVASVSFRDPEEADHCIQTLDGRWFGGRQITAQAWDGTTDYQVEETSREREERLRGWEAFLNAPEANRGLQRSNSVCAPERAGPSRIRHFSEHPSTSKMNAQEAATGVAFEEPIDEKKFEKTEAGEEVEEGASGKDAKEGGPEEEIKEDFTEKESEESCLERECEGGCPKREYEEDCPEKDAEGDSPKKELKENGPERESKKKKLKHDYEENGLAKESEDDDPGKESEEEGSPKKESGEDDSERESDEDGSEKQSEEGSEKEFEENGLENDFDEDGSDKEFPENLLDKELEENDTDKSEFDEGSERVLDDEEGSEREFDEDSDEKEEEEDMYEKVFDDESDEKEDEEFANEKEREDAIEKEDDDDADEKPFEDSDEKEDEEDADLKEDEDGDEKVFEDGNSNEKFDEEEGSNEKVFDDSDERGTWGT, from the coding sequence ATGAGCGGCAACAACTTGGATGCGAACGATGAGTTTGATGAGCAGTTGCGAATGCAAGAATTGTACGGAGACACCAAGGACGATGACACCCAGAATGATCCCAGCGGAGAACCTGATTCTTTTGGGCAGCAGCCGGCTGACACCCCCTATGAGTGGGACCTGGACAAGAAGGCTTGGTTCCCCAAGATCACCGAAGATTTCATTGCTACCTATCAGGCTAATTATGGCTTCTCTAATGATGGTGCATCTAGTTCTACTGCAAATGTTCAAGATGCCAATACTAGGACTGTAGAGGAACCACCACAAAGAAAAACCCCTGAACCTGCTGATCctaaaaagaagggagaaaaaagaaaggctgaATCAGGATGGTTTCATgttgaagaagacagaaatacAAACGTATATGTGTCTGGTTTGCCTCCTGACATTACAGTGGATGAATTTATACAGCTTGTGTCCAAGTTTGGTATTATTATGAGGGATCCTCAGACGGAAGAATTTAAGGTCAAACTTTACAAAGATAATCAAGGAAATCTTAAAGGAGATGGACTTTGCTGTTACTTGAAGAGGGAATCTGTGGAACTTGCATTAAAACTTTTGGATGAAGACGAAATTAGAGGCTACAAATTACATGTCGAGGTAGCAAAATTTCAGCTGAAGGGGGAATATGATGcctcaaagaagaagaagaagtgcaAGGACTATAAGAAGAAGCTGTCTCTGCAACAGAAGCAGTTGGATTGGAGACCTGAGAGGAGGGCTGGGCCATCCCGGATGCGCCATGAGCGAGTTGTCATCATCAAAAATATGTTTCACCCTATGGATTTTGAGGATGATCCATTGGTGCTGAATGAGATCAGAGAAGATCTTCGAGTAGAGTGTTCAAAGTTTGGACAAATTAGGAAGCTCCTTCTCTTTGATAGACACCCAGATGGTGTGGCCTCTGTGTCCTTTAGGGATCCAGAGGAAGCTGATCATTGTATTCAGACCCTTGATGGAAGGTGGTTTGGTGGTCGTCAGATCACCGCCCAAGCATGGGATGGGACTACAGATTATCAGGTGGAGGAGACCtcaagagaaagggaggaaaggctGAGAGGATGGGAGGCATTCCTCAATGCTCCTGAGGCCAACAGAGGCCTTCAGCGTTCAAATTCTGTCTGTGCTCCAGAAAGGGCAGGGCCTTCTAGAATAAGGCATTTTTCAGAGCACCCAAGCACATCTAAAATGAATGCCCAAGAAGCTGCAACTGGAGTGGCATTTGAAGAACCTATTGATGAGAAGAAGTTTGAAAAAACAGAAGCTGGGGAAGAAGTTGAAGAAGGTGCTTCTGGAAAAGATGCTAAAGAAGGTGGGCCTGAAGAAGAGATCAAAGAAGACTTCACTGAAAAAGAATCTGAAGAGAGTTGCCTTGAGAGAGAGTGTGAGGGAGGCTGCCCCAAGAGAGAATATGAAGAAGACTGCCCTGAAAAAGATGCCGAAGGGGATAGTCCTAAGAAGGAGTTGAAAGAGAATGGCCCTGAGCGagaatctaaaaagaagaaactcaaaCATGATTATGAAGAGAACGGCCTTGCAAAAGAGTCTGAAGATGACGACCCTGGAAAGGAGTCTGAAGAGGAGGGTAGCCCCAAAAAAGAATCTGGAGAGGATGACTCAGAGAGAGAATCTGATGAAGATGGTTCTGAAAAACAATCGGAAGAAGGCTCtgaaaaagaatttgaagaaaatggCCTTGAAAATGATTTTGATGAAGATGGCTCTGACAAGGAGTTTCCTGAAAACCTTCTTGACAAAGAGTTAGAAGAAAATGACACCGACAAATCCGAATTTGATGAAGGCTCTGAGAGAGTGTTAGATGATGAGGAAGGTTCTGAGAGAGAGTTTGATGAAGATTCtgatgaaaaggaagaagaggaagatatGTATGAAAAGGTTTTTGATGATGAGTCTGATGAGAAAGAGGATGAAGAGTTTGCCAATGAAAAAGAGCGGGAAGATGCTATTGaaaaagaagatgatgatgatgctgATGAAAAGCCTTTTGAAGACTCAGATGAAAAGGAAGACGAAGAAGATGCAGATCTAAAGGAAGATGAAGATGGAGATGAGAAGGTATTTGAAGATGGCAATTCCAACGAGAAGTTTGATGAGGAGGAGGGTTCCAACGAGAAGGTGTTTGACGATTCTGATGAGAGGGGGACTTGGGGAACATGA